One genomic window of Sulfurovum lithotrophicum includes the following:
- a CDS encoding 2-oxoacid:acceptor oxidoreductase family protein: MSRIVMRFTGVGGQGVLLAGEIFAAAKIKAGGYGVKTATYTSQVRGGPTVVDIQLDDKEIFYPYAIDGEVDFMLSVAEASYKLFKNGVREGGTIVVEPNLVHPTEEDRKKWNIVEIPIITIAKEEVGNVITQSVVALAIANTFTNALDEQILIDTMLSKVPKKVHELNLKAYELGKKYALEAMEKASA; encoded by the coding sequence ATGAGTAGAATAGTAATGAGATTTACCGGTGTCGGTGGTCAAGGTGTTCTTCTGGCTGGCGAGATCTTTGCAGCTGCAAAGATCAAAGCAGGCGGATATGGAGTCAAAACAGCAACATATACATCACAAGTACGTGGTGGTCCAACGGTTGTGGATATTCAGCTGGATGATAAAGAGATATTCTATCCGTATGCGATAGATGGAGAAGTTGACTTTATGCTCTCTGTTGCAGAAGCAAGTTATAAACTCTTTAAAAACGGTGTGAGAGAAGGCGGGACTATTGTTGTAGAGCCAAATTTGGTACACCCGACAGAAGAAGATAGAAAAAAATGGAATATTGTTGAAATACCTATTATTACTATCGCCAAAGAAGAAGTGGGGAATGTAATTACACAATCTGTTGTTGCTCTCGCGATTGCCAATACATTTACAAATGCTTTGGATGAGCAGATACTTATTGATACGATGCTTTCCAAGGTACCTAAAAAGGTACATGAACTTAACCTGAAAGCTTATGAGCTTGGGAAAAAGTATGCGCTTGAAGCAATGGAAAAAGCTTCTGCATGA
- a CDS encoding 2-oxoglutarate ferredoxin oxidoreductase subunit beta, with the protein MAFNYDEYLRTEKMPTLWCWGCGDGVILKSFIRAVDKLGINKDDMCVVSGIGCSGRFSSYVDFNTVHTTHGRTVAYATGIKLANPDKYVVCVAGDGDALAIGGNHTIHGCRRNIDITMIIIQNFIYGLTNSQTSPTTPRGMWTVSQKAGNIDPTFDGCKLAEAAGASFVGRENVTSPKKLEKLFVAALQHKGFAYVEALSNCHINLGRKNKMANAMENLDWIDSITVSKKKYDTLSPEEQMNLLPTGILKQDTEADEYCDMYKEVQEVHQGLRGKITQDDFEKKI; encoded by the coding sequence ATGGCATTTAATTACGATGAGTACTTAAGAACGGAGAAGATGCCAACACTATGGTGTTGGGGATGTGGTGATGGTGTTATACTTAAATCATTTATCAGAGCGGTAGATAAATTGGGTATTAACAAAGATGATATGTGTGTCGTGTCAGGAATCGGTTGTTCAGGAAGGTTCTCTTCCTATGTTGATTTCAATACGGTACATACTACACACGGTAGAACTGTAGCATATGCAACAGGTATCAAACTTGCTAATCCGGACAAATATGTAGTCTGTGTCGCCGGTGACGGTGATGCACTTGCAATTGGTGGTAACCATACGATCCACGGATGTAGAAGAAACATTGATATTACAATGATCATCATCCAGAACTTTATTTATGGTCTGACCAACTCGCAGACAAGTCCAACTACACCAAGAGGTATGTGGACTGTTTCCCAGAAGGCAGGTAACATTGATCCAACATTTGATGGCTGTAAGCTTGCTGAAGCAGCAGGAGCTTCCTTTGTCGGTAGAGAAAATGTTACATCGCCCAAGAAACTCGAAAAACTTTTTGTTGCAGCACTCCAGCATAAAGGTTTTGCATATGTTGAAGCCCTTTCAAACTGTCATATCAACCTCGGTAGAAAGAATAAAATGGCAAATGCTATGGAAAACCTTGACTGGATCGACAGCATTACGGTTTCCAAAAAGAAATATGATACTTTGTCTCCTGAAGAACAGATGAACCTGCTTCCAACAGGTATCCTAAAGCAGGATACTGAAGCGGATGAATACTGTGATATGTATAAGGAAGTTCAAGAAGTACATCAAGGTCTGAGAGGTAAGATTACCCAAGATGACTTTGAGAAAAAAATATAA
- the fumC gene encoding class II fumarate hydratase produces the protein MQYRIEKDTMGEMQVPADKYWAAQTQRSVQNFQIGVEKMPMEVVHGFANLKKACALVNNELGRLDDEKTNAIVKACDAVLVGELDDNFPLVVWQTGSGTQSNMNMNEVVANKATEILGGDFTKEHLVHPNDDVNKGQSSNDTYPTGMRIAEVVAVTDNLIPALKQLKGTLEEKSKAFADIVKIGRTHLQDATPLTLGQEISGYVAMLETNLKQIEDALKYCRELAIGGTAVGTGLNSHPEFSQRVAIQLNRFMEKNYGFVSQPNKFHALTGHDAEVVLSGALKALAANLMKIANDVRWLASGPRCGIGEISIPANEPGSSIMPGKVNPTQAEALTMVAVQVMGNDAAVGFAASQGNFELNVFKPVIAYNILQSVRLLSDAMRSFDVNCAIGIKPIEEKIEKFLNDSLMLVTALNPYIGYENAAKIAKTAHANGTTLKEEAVALGLLTEEEFDRYVQPKEMIAPKA, from the coding sequence ATGCAATACAGAATAGAAAAAGATACGATGGGTGAAATGCAGGTACCTGCAGACAAATATTGGGCAGCACAGACACAGCGTTCGGTACAGAACTTTCAGATCGGTGTGGAAAAGATGCCGATGGAAGTGGTTCATGGATTTGCCAACCTGAAAAAAGCCTGTGCCCTGGTAAACAATGAGCTTGGACGCCTTGATGATGAGAAGACAAACGCTATCGTCAAAGCCTGTGATGCTGTGCTTGTCGGTGAACTTGATGACAACTTTCCTTTGGTGGTCTGGCAGACAGGCTCGGGAACACAGTCCAATATGAATATGAATGAAGTAGTTGCCAACAAAGCCACAGAGATCCTGGGTGGCGATTTCACCAAAGAGCACCTTGTTCATCCCAACGATGATGTGAACAAAGGGCAGAGCTCCAACGATACCTATCCCACAGGCATGCGGATCGCCGAAGTAGTTGCTGTAACAGACAATCTCATTCCTGCACTCAAGCAGCTTAAGGGTACACTCGAAGAGAAGTCAAAAGCCTTTGCCGATATCGTGAAGATAGGACGTACGCATTTGCAGGATGCCACACCGCTGACCCTTGGACAGGAGATCAGCGGATACGTCGCAATGCTGGAGACAAACCTGAAGCAGATAGAAGATGCACTGAAATATTGCAGGGAACTTGCCATTGGGGGTACAGCTGTAGGTACAGGGCTTAACTCTCATCCGGAATTTTCACAGAGGGTTGCAATCCAGCTGAACCGTTTCATGGAGAAAAATTACGGTTTTGTTTCCCAGCCTAACAAATTCCATGCCCTGACAGGACATGATGCGGAAGTAGTACTTTCGGGAGCGCTCAAAGCGTTGGCGGCCAATCTCATGAAGATCGCCAATGATGTCAGATGGCTTGCAAGTGGTCCAAGGTGCGGTATTGGTGAGATATCCATCCCAGCCAACGAACCGGGATCATCCATTATGCCGGGCAAGGTCAACCCGACGCAGGCGGAAGCGCTTACTATGGTGGCTGTGCAGGTCATGGGAAATGATGCTGCTGTCGGTTTTGCTGCATCACAGGGGAACTTTGAGCTCAATGTCTTTAAACCGGTGATCGCCTATAATATCCTGCAGTCTGTCCGACTGCTTTCTGATGCCATGAGAAGTTTTGATGTCAACTGTGCTATCGGTATTAAGCCGATCGAAGAGAAGATAGAGAAGTTCCTCAACGACTCCCTTATGCTGGTTACGGCACTCAATCCGTACATCGGGTACGAGAATGCGGCAAAGATCGCCAAAACAGCACATGCCAACGGTACGACACTCAAAGAGGAAGCAGTCGCACTCGGACTGCTTACGGAAGAGGAATTCGACCGTTACGTACAGCCCAAAGAGATGATAGCGCCTAAGGCGTAA
- a CDS encoding Fe-S-containing hydro-lyase has protein sequence MAQYTLTTPLTSEDTRQLKAGDTVLLNGTIFTARDAAHKRLVELLEKGEELPFDIEGSVIYFVGPTPPKPGDPIGSAGPTTSYRMDSYSPTMLRYGSKGMIGKGKRNQVVKDACKEYDGIYFGATGGAGALLGKKITSAEVIAYPELGPEAVRKITVKDFPVTVINDTYGNDLYQMGREQFEVKD, from the coding sequence ATGGCACAATATACATTAACGACACCATTGACATCGGAAGATACAAGACAACTTAAAGCAGGTGATACAGTGCTACTTAACGGTACTATCTTTACTGCACGTGATGCGGCACACAAACGCCTGGTAGAGCTTCTTGAAAAAGGGGAAGAACTACCGTTTGATATTGAGGGGTCTGTCATTTATTTTGTAGGACCGACACCGCCAAAACCCGGAGATCCGATAGGCTCTGCCGGACCGACTACCTCATACAGGATGGACAGCTACTCTCCAACTATGCTTCGGTACGGTTCCAAAGGAATGATCGGTAAAGGAAAACGCAATCAGGTAGTCAAAGATGCCTGTAAAGAGTATGATGGTATTTACTTTGGTGCGACCGGTGGCGCAGGTGCACTGCTTGGTAAAAAGATCACTTCAGCCGAAGTGATCGCCTATCCTGAACTCGGCCCCGAAGCGGTACGCAAGATCACGGTCAAAGATTTCCCGGTCACTGTCATTAATGATACGTACGGAAATGATCTCTACCAGATGGGAAGAGAACAATTCGAGGTAAAGGATTAA
- a CDS encoding tetratricopeptide repeat protein, with protein sequence MKYILIGIMLISSIYAGTYKEGESAYVSGDYKVAMAILKPLADKGNLGAQELMGHMYYFGKGLAADARMASVWYTKAANNGSKYAQYNLGVMYDEGQGVPQNYSKAIKLYEKAANQGHLNAINNLALLYRDGLGVDKDYKKAIALFSEASKKGSAVAKYNLGSMYENGLGVDKDITSALLWFTEAGVLGYVDAQYLMGQKYYYGEDVKKDLKEAGQWYTKAANQGHAGAQLKLGYMYDNAEGGYAKNTKYAIELYLKSANQGNKYAQHNLGLIYMGGREVKQDYIAAERWFMKAIKQNYAPSQFELGTLYVKVENYKGAFTLLTKAAKQGHAMAQNNLGYMYEYGKGTKKDYVLARKWYKKSAQQGYVEAQSNLALLYDGGKGGKKDFAKAAKWYTKAAKQGHSQSQYNIGAMYYYGEGVKKDRKKAKQWITKAAKSGSASAKKFLAKNKF encoded by the coding sequence ATGAAGTATATATTGATTGGTATTATGTTAATAAGTAGTATATATGCAGGAACATATAAGGAAGGTGAATCAGCTTATGTGAGTGGAGATTACAAGGTTGCTATGGCAATTCTAAAACCTTTAGCAGATAAAGGAAATTTGGGTGCCCAAGAATTAATGGGACATATGTATTATTTTGGTAAAGGACTTGCAGCAGATGCTCGTATGGCATCTGTTTGGTATACAAAGGCTGCAAACAATGGATCTAAATATGCACAGTATAATTTAGGTGTAATGTATGATGAGGGTCAGGGAGTACCACAGAATTATAGTAAAGCAATAAAATTATATGAAAAAGCAGCAAATCAAGGGCATTTGAATGCTATCAATAATTTAGCACTTCTGTATAGGGATGGGTTAGGTGTTGATAAAGATTATAAAAAAGCAATAGCATTATTTTCAGAAGCATCTAAAAAAGGATCTGCTGTTGCAAAATATAACTTAGGATCCATGTATGAGAATGGTTTAGGTGTTGACAAAGATATCACTTCGGCATTACTATGGTTTACAGAGGCTGGAGTATTGGGATATGTTGATGCACAATATCTTATGGGTCAAAAATATTATTATGGTGAAGATGTGAAAAAAGATCTTAAAGAAGCGGGACAATGGTACACTAAAGCTGCGAATCAAGGGCATGCCGGTGCACAGCTTAAACTGGGCTATATGTATGATAATGCTGAAGGTGGATATGCAAAAAATACAAAATATGCTATAGAACTTTATCTAAAATCTGCAAATCAAGGTAATAAGTATGCGCAACATAATTTGGGTCTCATTTACATGGGTGGTCGTGAAGTTAAACAAGATTATATTGCAGCAGAACGATGGTTTATGAAAGCTATTAAGCAAAATTATGCGCCATCACAGTTTGAGCTTGGAACACTTTATGTTAAAGTGGAAAATTATAAAGGGGCATTTACCTTACTTACTAAAGCTGCTAAACAAGGACATGCTATGGCTCAAAATAATTTGGGTTACATGTATGAATATGGCAAAGGTACAAAAAAAGATTATGTACTGGCAAGAAAATGGTATAAAAAATCTGCACAGCAAGGTTATGTTGAAGCACAATCAAATTTGGCACTTCTTTATGATGGTGGCAAAGGTGGTAAAAAAGATTTTGCAAAAGCAGCAAAATGGTATACAAAAGCAGCAAAACAAGGGCACTCTCAATCACAATATAATATAGGTGCAATGTATTATTATGGTGAAGGTGTCAAAAAAGATAGAAAAAAAGCCAAGCAGTGGATTACGAAAGCTGCAAAGAGTGGTTCTGCAAGTGCAAAAAAGTTTTTAGCTAAAAATAAATTTTAA
- a CDS encoding 2-oxoglutarate synthase subunit alpha yields MSATREVISSGNELSAMAAVDAGCMFFAGYPLTPSSEVMHVSSDLLPKKGGTAIQMEDEIAGICAAIGASMSGIRSFTATSGPGISLKAENLGLAQMAEVPLVVVNVMRGGPSTGLPTRVSQGDVSQAKNPSHGDYKSITLCAGTLEECYTETVRAFNLADRFMQPIIVLLDETLGHMHAKAVIPTAEEVEKGIVPRKKFEGDPADYKPYGVAQDEPAVLNPMFTGYRYHYTGLHHDAMGFPTEEIETCRKLIDRLFRKVEEHEDELESYEEYMLDDAEILLIGYGSASLAIKEAVNMLREQGVKVGMFRPITLWPSPEAKMHELGQKFDKVLSVELNMGQYLEEIQRSMGRLDIEKLVKVNGRPFSPADIIEKVKEVF; encoded by the coding sequence ATGTCAGCAACAAGAGAAGTTATTTCAAGTGGAAATGAACTGTCTGCAATGGCAGCAGTGGATGCCGGATGTATGTTTTTTGCCGGATACCCACTGACACCATCAAGTGAGGTAATGCATGTCAGTTCTGATTTGCTACCTAAAAAAGGTGGAACGGCAATTCAAATGGAAGATGAGATCGCAGGTATTTGTGCAGCAATAGGTGCAAGTATGAGTGGAATAAGATCATTTACTGCTACTTCGGGACCAGGTATCTCCCTGAAAGCGGAGAACCTCGGACTTGCTCAAATGGCAGAAGTTCCTTTGGTAGTAGTGAATGTTATGAGAGGTGGTCCGTCAACAGGTCTTCCGACACGTGTATCCCAAGGGGATGTGTCACAAGCTAAAAACCCCTCACATGGTGACTACAAATCCATTACTTTATGTGCAGGTACTTTGGAAGAATGTTATACAGAGACAGTAAGAGCCTTTAACCTGGCAGACAGATTTATGCAGCCGATTATCGTATTGTTGGATGAAACACTGGGTCATATGCATGCGAAAGCGGTTATCCCGACAGCAGAAGAAGTTGAAAAAGGTATCGTGCCAAGAAAGAAATTTGAAGGCGATCCTGCAGATTACAAACCATACGGTGTAGCACAGGATGAGCCTGCGGTTCTAAACCCTATGTTTACAGGGTACAGATACCACTATACAGGACTTCACCATGATGCCATGGGATTCCCGACAGAAGAGATCGAAACATGTAGAAAACTGATCGACAGACTGTTTAGAAAAGTAGAAGAACATGAAGATGAGCTGGAGAGCTATGAAGAGTATATGCTTGACGATGCGGAGATCCTTCTGATCGGTTACGGTTCTGCATCACTTGCTATCAAAGAAGCAGTAAATATGCTCAGAGAGCAGGGTGTCAAAGTCGGTATGTTCAGACCTATTACGCTATGGCCAAGTCCGGAAGCGAAAATGCATGAACTTGGACAGAAATTTGACAAAGTACTTTCTGTTGAATTGAATATGGGTCAATATCTCGAAGAGATTCAAAGATCTATGGGAAGACTGGATATAGAAAAATTGGTTAAAGTGAATGGCCGTCCATTCTCACCAGCAGATATTATTGAAAAAGTTAAGGAGGTATTTTAA
- the sucD gene encoding succinate--CoA ligase subunit alpha produces the protein MSILVNKDTKVIVQGFTGKEGSFHAEQCIDYGTNIVGGVTPNKGGQVHLGKPVFNTVAEAVKETGATVSMIFVPPAFVGDAVMEAAEAGIELAVIITEGAPVKDMQAAKAYATKHGMKTIGPNCPGIITAEECKIGIMPGMIFKKGNVGLISKSGTLTYEGANQVCNVGYGITTAVGIGGDPIIGLSYKQILPMFEADPDTECIVMIGEIGGDLEIQAAKLIKEQITKPVVAFIAGQTAPKGKTMGHAGAIVSGSAGTAKEKMEALEAAGVKVVVSPAEIGKAVKEVLSK, from the coding sequence ATGTCAATTTTGGTAAATAAAGATACAAAAGTAATCGTTCAGGGCTTTACAGGTAAAGAAGGTTCTTTTCATGCGGAGCAGTGTATTGACTACGGTACGAACATTGTAGGCGGTGTTACACCGAACAAAGGTGGCCAGGTACATTTGGGCAAGCCGGTATTCAATACGGTAGCAGAAGCGGTCAAAGAGACAGGAGCTACAGTGTCTATGATCTTCGTTCCACCTGCATTCGTCGGTGATGCAGTGATGGAAGCGGCAGAAGCGGGCATTGAGCTTGCTGTGATCATTACGGAAGGTGCTCCGGTTAAAGATATGCAGGCAGCCAAAGCGTATGCGACAAAACACGGTATGAAGACTATCGGGCCAAACTGTCCGGGTATTATTACGGCAGAAGAGTGCAAGATCGGTATTATGCCGGGTATGATCTTCAAAAAAGGGAATGTCGGGCTTATCTCGAAATCTGGAACATTGACCTATGAAGGTGCAAACCAGGTGTGTAATGTGGGGTATGGTATCACTACAGCAGTCGGTATCGGCGGAGACCCGATCATCGGTCTCTCCTACAAGCAGATTCTTCCTATGTTCGAAGCGGATCCGGATACGGAATGCATCGTAATGATCGGTGAGATTGGCGGAGACCTTGAAATTCAGGCGGCAAAACTGATCAAAGAGCAGATCACGAAGCCTGTTGTTGCTTTTATTGCGGGTCAAACTGCGCCAAAAGGTAAAACAATGGGACATGCCGGGGCTATCGTAAGCGGCAGTGCCGGTACAGCAAAAGAGAAGATGGAAGCATTAGAAGCAGCCGGTGTAAAAGTAGTTGTTTCTCCTGCGGAGATCGGTAAAGCTGTAAAAGAAGTACTGTCAAAATAA
- the sucC gene encoding ADP-forming succinate--CoA ligase subunit beta, with translation MNVHEYQAKQIFAEYGVPTPKGIMAESVDAAVEAAKELGGPIWVVKAQIHAGGRGLGGGVKLAKSLDEVRELADEILGMTLVTHQTGPEGKLVQKLYIEDGADIKDEFYLSVILDRKLEMPLIMASTEGGMNIEDVAENTPEKIITVPVDPTIGFQGFHGRELAFGLGITDKAEQKNIITFAQKLYKLYMDKDAEMIEINPLVRTGSGEFLALDGKMGFDNSALYRQPEIAAMRDLSEEDPDEVEAAKYGLSYVALDGEIGCMVNGAGLAMGTMDTINHMGGTPANFLDVGGSANAETVAKGFEIILKNPNVKAIFVNIFGGIVRCDRIANGIIEATNITDVHVPVIVRLDGTNAPEAAEILKNANISNLIVAEDLGDGAAKAVAAAKGEI, from the coding sequence GTGAACGTACATGAATATCAGGCAAAACAGATCTTTGCCGAATATGGTGTTCCCACACCAAAAGGTATAATGGCGGAAAGCGTTGATGCAGCTGTTGAAGCAGCAAAAGAACTGGGCGGACCTATCTGGGTCGTGAAAGCCCAGATCCATGCAGGCGGACGTGGGCTTGGCGGTGGTGTCAAGCTTGCGAAATCATTGGATGAAGTGAGAGAATTGGCAGATGAAATTCTTGGGATGACTTTGGTGACACACCAGACAGGTCCTGAAGGAAAACTGGTTCAGAAGCTCTACATCGAAGACGGTGCAGACATTAAAGATGAGTTCTACCTTTCTGTCATTCTGGACAGAAAACTGGAAATGCCTTTGATCATGGCTTCTACCGAAGGAGGAATGAACATTGAGGATGTTGCAGAAAATACACCCGAAAAGATCATTACGGTTCCGGTAGATCCGACGATCGGTTTCCAGGGATTCCATGGGCGTGAATTGGCGTTCGGTCTTGGTATTACGGACAAAGCGGAACAGAAGAATATCATTACATTTGCACAGAAGCTTTATAAACTTTACATGGACAAAGATGCAGAGATGATCGAGATCAACCCGCTTGTAAGAACAGGTTCGGGTGAATTCCTGGCACTTGACGGGAAAATGGGCTTCGATAATTCTGCGCTCTACAGACAGCCGGAAATCGCGGCGATGAGAGATCTTAGCGAAGAAGATCCTGATGAAGTTGAAGCGGCAAAGTATGGTCTTTCCTATGTAGCGCTTGACGGTGAGATCGGTTGTATGGTAAATGGTGCCGGTCTTGCAATGGGTACGATGGATACGATCAACCACATGGGTGGTACACCGGCGAACTTCCTTGATGTAGGTGGTTCAGCAAATGCGGAGACCGTTGCAAAAGGTTTCGAGATCATTCTCAAGAATCCAAATGTCAAAGCGATCTTCGTCAATATCTTCGGTGGTATCGTAAGATGTGACAGAATAGCGAATGGTATTATCGAAGCGACGAATATTACGGATGTGCATGTGCCTGTGATCGTACGTCTTGATGGAACGAATGCTCCGGAAGCAGCAGAGATCCTTAAAAATGCGAACATTTCAAACCTGATCGTTGCTGAAGATCTGGGTGACGGCGCTGCAAAAGCAGTTGCTGCGGCGAAAGGAGAGATATAA
- a CDS encoding DUF2018 family protein: MGIFEDDEDDYGMDFMGRTPKSTYFETAKTANQNIVEQELEKMFRRLAVAEKMLEDRGLDEELEREIKATIVDQEIEDRINTVFIDLVSSIVTQCE; the protein is encoded by the coding sequence ATGGGTATATTTGAAGACGATGAAGATGATTATGGTATGGACTTTATGGGCCGTACCCCTAAATCCACCTATTTTGAAACAGCAAAAACAGCGAATCAGAACATCGTAGAGCAGGAGCTTGAAAAGATGTTCAGACGTTTGGCTGTAGCAGAAAAGATGCTGGAGGACAGAGGACTGGATGAGGAACTGGAAAGAGAGATCAAAGCCACTATAGTAGATCAGGAAATAGAAGACAGGATCAACACGGTCTTTATCGATCTGGTCTCCTCTATCGTTACTCAATGTGAGTAG
- a CDS encoding fumarate hydratase — MREIEFDEVVKAVRDIIVHCGTDLPQDTYDALKEAMETEKSPVSKEVIRQILENADIAKDEKRPLCQDTGLAVFFVKVGDEVKIKGGLLKDAINKGTEQGYTDAYLRASTCEPFSRANLKDTVGYNLPAIIHFDIVAGDKIDIEYAAKGGGSENVSRARVFPPAAGKEGIVNYVKEVISDAGGNPCPPITVGVGIGGTFEKACISSKHALFRDIGSVNEDPEMAELETTILEEINKLGIGAMGMGGTKTALAVHIESNPCHIASLPVSVNVQCHSSRHTHITI; from the coding sequence ATGAGAGAGATTGAATTTGATGAAGTAGTAAAAGCGGTAAGAGATATTATCGTTCACTGCGGTACAGATCTTCCGCAAGATACCTATGACGCGCTCAAAGAGGCAATGGAAACTGAAAAATCACCTGTCAGTAAAGAGGTGATCCGACAGATCCTTGAGAATGCTGATATCGCGAAAGATGAAAAAAGGCCGCTTTGTCAGGATACAGGATTGGCAGTATTCTTTGTCAAGGTAGGTGATGAGGTGAAGATCAAGGGCGGATTGCTCAAAGATGCCATCAATAAAGGGACGGAACAGGGCTATACAGACGCCTACCTCAGGGCATCCACCTGTGAACCGTTCTCCCGTGCGAACCTGAAAGATACAGTGGGGTATAACCTGCCTGCTATCATTCATTTCGATATCGTTGCAGGGGATAAAATAGATATTGAGTACGCAGCCAAAGGCGGCGGTTCCGAAAATGTTTCAAGAGCGAGAGTATTCCCTCCTGCCGCTGGTAAAGAGGGGATCGTCAATTATGTCAAAGAGGTGATTTCAGATGCGGGCGGGAACCCCTGTCCTCCTATTACTGTGGGTGTTGGGATCGGTGGTACTTTCGAGAAAGCCTGTATCTCTTCCAAGCATGCACTGTTCAGAGATATCGGTTCAGTGAATGAAGATCCTGAAATGGCTGAGCTTGAAACGACCATTCTTGAGGAGATCAACAAACTGGGTATCGGTGCCATGGGAATGGGCGGAACCAAAACGGCACTGGCGGTTCATATTGAGTCCAACCCGTGCCATATTGCTTCACTGCCGGTTTCAGTTAATGTACAGTGTCACTCATCAAGACATACACATATTACGATATAA
- a CDS encoding 4Fe-4S dicluster domain-containing protein, producing the protein MSTMAAPENTPVWVNTDRCKACDICVDSCPAGVLSMKQEPTSVLGAMISIVAPESCIGCNECELVCPDFAIYVAEKKEFKFAKLTDASKARQEAIINNGWRLPEDYKEAN; encoded by the coding sequence ATGTCAACAATGGCAGCTCCGGAAAATACTCCGGTATGGGTAAACACCGATAGATGTAAAGCCTGTGATATCTGTGTGGATTCATGTCCTGCAGGTGTACTTTCAATGAAACAGGAACCAACATCGGTTCTGGGAGCGATGATCAGCATCGTCGCACCGGAATCATGTATAGGATGTAACGAGTGCGAGCTTGTTTGTCCGGATTTCGCAATTTATGTAGCAGAGAAAAAAGAATTTAAATTCGCAAAACTCACAGATGCTTCAAAAGCGAGACAGGAAGCAATTATCAACAATGGGTGGAGATTACCCGAAGATTATAAGGAGGCTAACTAA
- a CDS encoding malate dehydrogenase, translated as MHRRKVGIIGTGAVGATAAYSLCMMGTCNEIVLFDIAEGVAKGKAIDIAQSSHYAPNSTIVTAAESPADVNDCDIVVITAGVPRKGDMTREDLLMINAKIMKTVVEDVKTYSPDAVIICVSNPLDVMTYVIQKMTGWERNRIIGMAGALDGARMAYQIYNKLGYGAGQIGTLVIGDHGQNMIPLPQKVQVGDVPVNELLSKAEMEEIIERTRTGGAEIVKYLGTSGYYAPGRAIAYMVEALLNDSRIVVSSSVLLDGEYGYSDVTAGVPVVLGKNGVEKIIEIDLDSETIEKFKISVDSINENIAILKQNKFFD; from the coding sequence ATGCATAGACGTAAAGTAGGGATCATCGGTACAGGGGCGGTCGGTGCGACAGCAGCATACAGTCTGTGCATGATGGGAACATGTAACGAGATCGTTCTTTTTGACATTGCCGAAGGTGTGGCAAAGGGCAAAGCGATCGATATTGCACAGTCAAGCCATTATGCACCCAACAGTACCATCGTTACTGCAGCAGAGAGTCCGGCAGATGTCAATGACTGTGATATCGTTGTCATTACGGCAGGTGTTCCGCGTAAAGGTGATATGACACGTGAAGATCTGCTGATGATCAATGCAAAGATCATGAAGACAGTGGTGGAAGATGTCAAGACCTATTCCCCCGATGCCGTGATCATCTGTGTCTCAAACCCTCTGGATGTCATGACTTATGTCATTCAGAAGATGACAGGCTGGGAGCGTAACCGTATCATCGGTATGGCAGGTGCACTTGACGGTGCCAGAATGGCCTATCAGATCTACAATAAACTCGGTTACGGTGCAGGACAGATCGGTACTTTGGTGATTGGTGACCATGGGCAAAATATGATCCCCCTGCCTCAGAAAGTACAGGTGGGTGATGTACCGGTGAATGAACTGTTGAGTAAAGCAGAGATGGAAGAGATCATCGAGCGTACACGAACAGGCGGTGCGGAGATCGTCAAGTATCTGGGTACTTCGGGCTATTATGCCCCTGGCCGTGCTATTGCATATATGGTAGAGGCATTACTGAATGACAGCAGGATAGTAGTTTCTTCTTCCGTACTTCTGGATGGTGAATACGGATATAGTGATGTGACAGCAGGCGTGCCTGTAGTACTGGGAAAGAACGGTGTAGAGAAGATCATTGAGATCGATCTGGACAGTGAGACCATAGAAAAGTTTAAAATATCAGTAGATTCCATCAATGAGAATATCGCTATTTTAAAACAGAACAAATTTTTTGACTAA